The DNA region CCTCTTTACCTGGAGACAAATTCATGTTCAGAAACAGATACTgagacaaatcaaattaatagatGTGTAAATATTAGTGGAACTGTTTCTTTCGTTTTCGGTTACCTGTTTCAAGATCATGCCAAGGATGGGCAGCCACTGATCTCTTGGACAATGACGACAATATCCTTTCATTCAACTTTGGAGCTGCAACGTTCTCCTGTTGTCCGCTCAtatttctacatacataacaACATAATAAGGAGTATTTGAGGAGATTGCAAGagtttattgataaaaaaaagtccaaggtaactcatgatccatgaaaaaaatatatagagagaaaacaaaaaactAGCAATATGGAAGTTTTGTGCCTTGGCATTATCAGAATGAAAGTTTAGTAATATGATAGCTGACGTCAAACAGAGTTGCAAATCCAAAAGATGGCCATTTGTTCCCCTATTAtggaagttaattaacaattgaacttgtatccaacaaattaaagaatgaaaaattacTGGACAAGTTGGAAAATATGttattgtttcatttttatgCTCGCATAATCATTGTGGTACTAATGAACCGTATACAAATTACAGGGCACTAATTGGATAATCAACCAACTGCTTGCATTTAAAGCAATGTAGAAGGTTTCATCACTTAACAAGACCTCATAAAAACAAGTCCTTCATCAAGTTCACCAGCATTACTACAGCAGATCGATAATTCACGAATAGTTTAATGATTTCAATGCAAGTAAATGATCAAAATCAAGACTAAAAGAGATTAAAGTAGGAACCGGAACCGAGAGTGCGATGCTGTTACCTTGACGAAGGAATCGGAAGCGATGAGACAGAACCAACAATTGAGTTATTGGAGATGGATACCAGCCATTCCCTATGACCTTGATGATTGTTATCACCATCATGGACTTTCACTGCTACTTGAAGGGGTTGCAGCCCATCCCTGAGATCTTCACTGATCAAACCTTTGTAAACTCTACCAAATCCTCCAACACCCAAAACATGATCCTgcctaaaattcccaacttattaCTGAAAATGCCATACTAATTAACTCATGCCATACTAATTAATATCTATAACATGCCATACTAATTAACTCATGTATCTTGACATCTACATACTGAAAATGGCTCCATATCATATCTATAAATGGGATGTCCCTTGCTGTCAGATTCTAATTGCTTTCTCTCATAATTCCTTGGTCGAATtacttcttcttcaagtagtttCCACCTTTCAGAAAACGGCAACTACACCACCCAGAAAAAGCAACATGAGATAACTCTTGACACACTTGGCATATACAGTGGAAATTCATGACACAGACATGTATTGAAATTGTAATCACTAGAAAAGAATAGGATTTGAGCTGGTAGAGAAGGATAAAAATGAAAACTGTATGGCACGAGACTAGATGATAACTAAATAGGTCATAGGCTAGAACAGTAAGGTCATAGCAAAATATAGTAATACACAAAGTTACAGACATCTGGAGATGTTTTAAAATACATCTTTTACATCAATGTTTCAAAGGGAAGGAATGATAAAAGCTTTTGGTTGCTCATTCTAAAATGCAAACCAGCCAAAACATGGTTACATGGGAATTTAAGCTGCTTATCacatgaattaaatttcctttctcATCCGTCTTCCATCTATTCTCCGATAGCTATGTATGCACAAATGACTGTCTTTGGGAAATGACGCAAAAAGTAGTGTGCTATTCCATTTCAGATAAGACAGTCAATTAAGCAGCTTTCAGAATGATGAGCAGAATATGGAAAGTGGCAATACCTTCATAACGGAGAAACCGTTTAATGCAACCAAATCAAATGCTAAATATCTTCTCTTCTGTCCTACATCTGGAATTTGATCGATAATCATTTCCCCATCAATCAGCGTTTCATTCTGGAAACTCTTTTCATGAAAAATAGAGAGATTAGGCATAAATACAGATTATATGAGTTATAAAACTTCAGACACTTATAAAGCCAGAAAAGGTGTACCTCAGTAGCATTCTTTAGGGGAAACCGCATTTGAACCCTACGAAAACAGAAGTTTCGATCAATTAGGTAGCACCCCGTACTGTTAATGAACATCATGTAGCGGGTTCCATTAGCCTTCCATGTAGCATAGTAGTATCTTTGTCTTAGTAGTTGCAGATTATCTCTGCAGATAacataatattgattaaaaatgagTGTTAATAGTGTCTTttctaacataaataaatttgaataactaGGAGCTCCAACAAAGAAAATGTGCATCCTTACTAATTATACTTCTggcaataaattttaaataaaaagaaaagtgaTCAGATGTGTGTTTGTATGCTGTACAAATAacttataatttctaaaataatgtaGGCAAAAAATGAATATGGAAAAGCACACACCCCTATTGTGATTCTTGCAGACTGTTCATGCCATTGCGCCCCCAGAGGACAACTCACAAAATGTCTGATTCATGAAGTAAATCTACTTAATGAGAAGTGGAGATAactaaaagagaaaaataaattatgaCCAAATAAACTTGTATTCAACAATATCACTTAGCATGAAGATTTCCTAGGTACTCAAAAGACAAGCCATGCCATATCATTATAAGATATACTGCCCTGTGATTCATATAGGGAGACATGTCTGGCTTATTCCAACACACAATCTAAAGACCATGCAGCAAACAATGAATAAGCATGTTGGATACCCTCAATAACAAAAGGCAAAACCACACAAACTCATTGAAAGAATATTAGATGGAAACACAATATATGTAAACCAATAGATTGTTTGTTCCAAAAATCCAAATATACATTCATAATTTTGCAGATTTGAACATTGAAACACAATGAACTACTAGTTGTCTTTCACGTCAGGCTAAAGATGTTAAATAAATAAggtatgtatatatatacacacatatatatatatatatatatattgacaaggatAAAGACACACCTGTTAAGAGAAACTGGATGTGAACAAGAAAATTGTGGGTTTGTTCTTCCCTAATAACCAAGAATAAGAAACAGAGAACTAATAAGAAATAAACTATAAATGAGTTAATACGATCAAATAAAACCACAGCAAATAAGACCAAATCGCATTGTGAAAATGTGActgttaattgaaaattttagtagGGCTGGATCTAAAGTATAACTATATTAGTTACCAAAATAACAGGTACTTGTGAATCAATAAATAACAGAGGCTCCCTGACTGATTATGTATAACAGATTCATAaaggtttgaaaaataaaattcataaagaAAGACCATAAAAGAAAAGTGGCAAACTGAGAAAAAACTGAATCATAAATCAAGAGGTgctagaagaaggaaaaaaaaaagtagagcTTATGATCTAAAATTCCAGTGTAATTGCAGCAACTTCCTATTACAGATGCAATATTATTTAATGACCATttaatgtggataatataattgaaAAAATAACAACTATTACAAGGTGAAGTATCCATACCGTAGGTGGCATTAAATCAAGGAATTGGTAACAGAGGTGGCGCATTGCATCTTGCTGATCATAAGGTATTGCATCACCTAGAACATCatcatttgttaaaattttaatatccacattctcCTGAAAAAGAAAGCAGGTGTAAACTTCAACATTCACCAAAATTGAAAAGATTATTGATAGTACAATGCCTCTACTGACTGCTAAACCCACacaaagaataataaaaatagagTCTTGTGTA from Zingiber officinale cultivar Zhangliang chromosome 4B, Zo_v1.1, whole genome shotgun sequence includes:
- the LOC121978387 gene encoding mRNA-capping enzyme-like gives rise to the protein MRHLCYQFLDLMPPTGRTNPQFSCSHPVSLNRDNLQLLRQRYYYATWKANGTRYMMFINSTGCYLIDRNFCFRRVQMRFPLKNATEM